In the genome of Mangifera indica cultivar Alphonso chromosome 9, CATAS_Mindica_2.1, whole genome shotgun sequence, the window ATAGGGGTGAAAGGTGATTAAGTGTCTACCGACATTACCAGATTTGATCTTTTCTATTGTTTTTGGGCACAAAGAGTTTCTATTCGTGCTTTGGGCTAACTTACAAGTAAATAATACGGTTAATTGTCGCATATTGTTAGCATAGTTAAGCGTTCTATAATAGTAAATTAcctatgtataatttttatatataaataataatatattttaatataattagataattaaaaattaaaaataaactaataatggATCATAAAATCAtgtataattgttaattttattgttaccaaAAAGGTGAACCCAGAAAAAAGGGTCTTCCATGTTAAGccttaaaaaagtaaaacagtaataaataaataaatattattattattataatatttttaataattatttcttttcccAGCATGCAAGTATTTGACGTTCATTAGTAAAGGCATGCTATAAATAGAGGGAGAGCCACAAAGGGAATTCATTgcctatcaaattttaatccatCACTTCATCTTTTTTATCCTTCTTTTAATTGTTCTTGAATCCCTTCTTTCTTTGCTgcatttttctttaactttcttatagtttttttttttttttttactataattgGGATCATAACTACTTGAGAAGATTAAGTTAAGGCTTTGAAGATAAAAAAGGGGTTGGTTTTTTTGTGAAGATGGAGCAGAAGGGCCTTTTGTTATCCGCTTTGAGTATTGGTGTTGGTGTTGGGTTAGGATTAGCTTCAGGGCAAAGTGCAAGTAGATGGGGTGCTTCAGGTTCTTCCATGGCAGGTTTCTcaggggaggagatttttcagGAGCTGATGAGGCTGGTGATTGATGGCAAGCAGAGCAACATCACTTTTGATGAATTCCCTTATTATCTGAGGTAAAATTCTTCTTTgggtcttcttcttctacttctaaATTTTAGAAGGATGTTTAGATCTTGAGagaaatatatagatgatgttaTGATTATCTTGTGAATAAACgcctctcttcttcttcttcttcttccaattGGTTGTTGATTTTAGCTTCTGTTTATTGGGGGGGAATTGGTTTTCCCCATTTTCAAAGACTCTTGTACCAAGTccatttttaagtaaaatttaagtGAAGTCTGTGATATGTTGAGTTTGGTTTCttattttcctctttattttttccatttcaatTTGAAGCATCGACTGGAACAACTTCTGTGtgtgtatattttatttttcagacTGGTATCTTTGAATATTATGGATCCTATACTGGAGTATAAACTTTTCTCATGTTTTATTATAAGCTGTTGTTCAGTACTCTTAGATCTTCGACTCAAGAATTTTTACCCGGTTTAAGTcaaaaatttcatgaaaattttcaacttgaaaTGATTTTCTTCTGAATAATTGTTCAAGATTGATGAAAACTTGAAGCTAAAGACTTGACTGTGAAATATCTTATCTCCATTAAAATACGTTACAAGAAGCTAGAACTTGGATCCTTGAATGCACTAACTGAGATGTCCTGATTCTGATGATGCTGATGATAATTGCAGTGAGAGGACTCAGATGTTATTGACAAGTGCTGCATTTGTTCACTTAAAGAACTCTGACATTTCCAAGCACACCAGGAACCTTTCACCCGCTAGTAGAACTATTTTGCTCTCTGGACCTGCTGGTAAGATTCTAGCATATGCAAATAATCTTTATCTGTTAATTAAAGCAAGCGTCTACCCAGCTCTTATCTTATCTGGTTACAATTGAATTTTATGAAGAACTTTATCAGCAAACGCTTGCCAAGGCCTTAGCCCAGTTCTTTGAAGCAAAGCTACTGTTGTTAGATATTCCTGATTTTTCCTTAAAGGTGACTATTTACAGCTTTTAAGTTCAATCTTTTTCTGTAACTGAATATCTGTAGAGTCATTCTTATAGAATTGTTATGGTTTCCTTCCTACAGATGCAACATAAATATGGCGTTGGCAGaaaggaaaatgtaagttttccCTGTCTAATACTGAGAAAAACTAGCAGGTTTCAGCTGAATATGAAATATGAGTTGGTTGCTTCTATTTGTAGGCCTTCAAGAGGTCCATCTCAGAGAAGACATTAGAGCGAATGTCTAGCTTGCTGGGATCCTTTTCACCACTTTCTTCAAAGGAAGAAGCAAAGAGTATGCAACAAAGTTCAACATCTTTGTTCTTGAAAAGCCACTTGTACTGCGATGTGTTTCTCTTTTGCTATATTCATTTGGTTGACTCTGTTTTACAGCAACATTGCTTAGGCAAGGGACTGGTGTGGAGGGTTCTAGTAATCCTTCACTTCACAGAAATGCCTCTGCTGCATCTGATATCAGTAGCGTCTCCTCTCTTTCTGCCTCAACAAATACAggtataacatttttttattatactattCTATCCTGAATGTTAAATGAAAGGCTCTTTATAACGTCATGGTCCAATAACCCAGCTCACAGCAACCCAAAACATGTTTATACTATTTAACCAAGCGATGTGAGATGCCCTTAGATATTTAATATCTCTTATATATTTTGTCAATACAGGATTCAACTAGAGGTTTTatagtctttttgttttttccacCACAACATCACTCTGTTATATAACACACATTAGATTCAAGGTGTTGGGATCTTGTCACAGATATTCTCACTGGAACCTCATCATTTTAATGAAACATATAGAAATGAAATCCTGCAGAACATTTATTACATCTCTCCTAGCATGGAAGAAATGAATTTATAATACTGAAAAATTCTTCTTATTATTTCTGGCTTCCATCCAAATTGGTATTTGCTTGGTAAGAACACTTAGTAGACCACAAATTTGGAATTCTGTCTACTGAAAATGCATAGTTGAtcaattcattttgaatatGGATAGTGCGCTTAATGCTCTTTTGggattcttatattattttcagCTTCCCACAAACGCTCAAGCAGCTGGTGTTTTGATGAGAAACTCTTTCTGCAGTCACTCCACAGGGTATTTTAGATGCTGACATTGCTTATGGGGAAACAGAAACAAGAAATAGCTTGACACTTAGTTTCTCAATATATTGAAATTCCTTTTTATGCTTCTACAGGCATTGGTTTCAATGTCAGAAACAGGCTCGGTCATTTTATACCTCAGGGATGTTGATAGGCTTCTCCTTCAGTCTCAAAGGTTCTACAATTTGTTTGAGAAAATGTTGAAGAAACTTCCAGGTTCAATGGTGATACTTGGTTCAAGGATGTTGGAACAAGGAGATGATTCCAGGGATGTGGATGAGAGGCTCAGCATGTTGTTTCCTTACAATATTGAAATCAAAGCCCCTGAAGAGGAAAACCATCTGGTTAACTGGAAAGCTCAGCTGGAAGAGGATATGAAGACTCTCAAGTATCAAGATAACAAGAACCATATTGCTGAGGTTCTTGCAGCAAATGATCTTGAATGTGATGATTTGGGTTCAATCTGCCATGCAGACACAGTGGTTCTCAGTAATTACATAGAAGAGATTGTAGTTTCAGCTATATCTTATCATTTAATGAATAACAAGGATCCTGAATACAGAAATGGAAAGCTTGTTATATCATCCCAGAGGTAGATGCAAATTCTGATTTCTTGATCAGCATTTTTGTTCTGTTTCTTGTTAATCATTGTTTTGTCTCTGGAACAGCTTGTCCCATGGACTCAACATCTTTCAGGAAGGCAAAAGTTCTGGGAAAGTTACCCTGAAACTGGAGGCCAATGCTGATAGTTCCAAGGTCAGCTTTACTctcaaattttactttttaacaaCTTAAGCATAGTAGAACAAGAGTTTAATGATTtaaatcttcttcttcaatggcaGGAAACTGGTGGGGGAGAGCCTGTAACTGCAAAGACTAAATCAAAATCTGAAAATCCTGCATCGGAAAGCAAAACCGAGATAGAAATATTGGTTCCTGGGGCAAAGAAGGATAGCGAGAATGCTCCATCAGCCAAGGTTGTGAATCAAATACTGAAATGCTTGACTacattagattattttacttctTTTAGTTATCTCAGCCATGACGTTCCACAGGAAGTTCCTCCTGACAACGAGTTTGAGAAACGGATTAGGCGAGAGGTTATCCCTGCAAATGAGATTGGAGTGACTTTTGCTGATATCGGAGCATTGGAGGAGATCAAAGAGTCACTACAGGAGCTTGTGATGCTCCCTCTGCGGCGGCCAGACCTTTTCAAAGGTGGGCTTCTTAAGCCCTGCAAAGGCATCCTACTTTTCGGGCCACCTGGTACTGGGAAAACCATGCTGGCAAAGGCCATTGCAAATGAAGCTGGGGCAAGTTTCATCAATGTGTCAATGTCAACCATCACTTCAAAATGGTTTGGAGAAGATGAAAAGAATGTTCGAGCATTGTTCACTGTAGCAGCAAAGGTCTCCCCAACCATCATTTTCGTGGATGAGGTTGACAGCATGCTTGGACAGAGAACCAGAGTTGGAGAGCATGAGGCCATGAGGAAGATTAAGAACGAATTCATGACTCACTGGGATGGCTTGCTGACCAAAGCTGGTGAGAGGATTCTTGTTCTTGCTGCAACCAACAGACCATTTGACCTTGATGAAGCCATTATCAGGCGTTTTGAACGCAGGtaaaaaaaagttcatatttGTTTCCTTGTATCTTCTGTCTCAAAACATTATCAACACTTCAGTTCAGTTAGGTTGTCTCACTGTGATTGGAAAAAAGGTTTAAGTATTGGTATAGGTGTGAGAAAAAGTTGAACCCTTGAGCTAGCATTTGAGATAGAAGAGATGTAATAGCACCTAACAATGGTATTAGAGTCCGGTTGCAACAACTCTACCCACGAGTTCATGGGAGTGTTTGGTTAGACATGATTATCTAACCAGTAGCCTAGATAATTGGTTGTGAGAAATATTGAACCGATTGTCGGTTGTGTGAGGGGAAGGTTGTTGGGTTGTCCCACAACAGTTGGGAAAAGGATTAGGGGTTAGTTTCATGTTAGGGGTCTGCATTGCTGACATAATAAAAGATCAGCTTCATGTTTACTAACCAATGTTTATTATATGTTGAGCAGAATCATGGTTGGTCTTCCATCTGTGGAAAACAGGGAAATGATCTTGAGAACTCTTCTGTCAAAGGAAAAGGTGGAAGATCTTGACTTCAAGGAGCTTGCAGTCATGACAGAAGGATATACTGGAAGTGATCTCAAGGTTTGCCATTTTTATTTGTGCATGACAGATTGACTAAATCAGCTCAAAATCTGACAACAAAATTGTTTGCAACAGAACTTGTGTGTGACAGCAGCATATCGACCTGTAAGGGAGTTAATACAGAAGGAGAGGATGAAGGATATGGTAACTACAAAACTCTTTCTCCATATCAATGGCATTTCTGTTCTTATTCACCCCATATCATACATTATATGagtgaataaaattatgcatacaaacaAGTTATACAAATTGAGGTGTCATTTGTAATTGGGTGACAagaattgtttactttttctgtcacttcaaaatcacccaatcagCCTCAATTTCTGCAAATgagtttatacaatttgtttatacatgtGGTATTACTCTATCTAAATTTCTGCTCTTACTAACCTTGTCcaggaaaggaagaaaagagaggCAGCAGGCAAGAGCTCTGAAGATGCTTCAGACTCGAAAGAAGGCggcaaagaagaaaacaaagaggagCGTGTAATTGAATTGAGAACTCTGAACATGGAAGATCTGAGGCAAGCAAAAAATCAGGTAACTTATGAACATCCCACTTGGCTTTGGATACTCAAACAATATTGGTTAAATAACCTATGAATTCCTAGACTGTAAAGCAAAATCATGACAGATTATATGTGCAATGTTACAATGCAGGTTGCTGCAAGTTTTGCTACAGAGGGAGCAGTAATGAGCGAGCTAAAGCAATGGAATGAGCTATACGGGGAAGGAGGTTCAAGGAAGAAGCAGCAGTTAACTTACTTCCTTTAGTTGGTAGAAAGCAGGAAACTTCTCAAGTCTCAACAACACAAACTCTTTTTCCTGGAGAATGAAGAAAGATTTTAGAAGGGAATTATCATGGAAAGTACTATTAGGGAAGGGTTCTGGGTGTGGATAAGGTACATTATGTGAATGTATTGAGGTAACTGGGATGCTTGGAACTTCATATTGGATTGTTTTGATGATGTTGTGCAGTGTAAAAACTTCTTCATTAATAGTATTTGAAAATTGGTATTGTGTAAATTTGATGCTAGAATTCCTAAATTTGCTCTTATAGGTGAATGATTGCAATCATATGTAAAATAGTATTATGTAAAAAttacggtttggtttggtttgataaaatggtttaatttgagttgataaatttttaaaaacaatttttaatttgggTTGTGGTTTACatgattttcaaactaaactaaattgtaaaccgttttttttaaataaataaatatatatatatatatatatatatatatatatatatatgtatttcataatattttatatatttatattatgttctataaaattataattctattaaataaaaaaattttaactgtaATCCAAATTGCACCAtcctgtatttttttaatttggtttgacttcatttgaaaactaaaattgtttggtttttttgaaaattttttaaacatttttttagtttgatttgaaaaattttacaaatcaaaccatattttttcaatttagtttaatttgatttaaaatctaaaatggtttactttgatttgatttgaaaagtcTGTCAAACTGTATTAAACTGAATCGTGTACAACCTTAATTAGTTAAATGTTATGCAAGAAAATCtcactttctttccttttttttattaacaaggAGTTGAGTGAAAACCTTGAGTCAAGATTAATCTTAAGATGTCACTAAAATGTTTCAAGCTAATACTCTCTCTGTTATTTGGATGTaactatttttatcatttaaactatcTATTAACCGTAAAAACAGGATTATCTCACTTCTGGAGTTGAGTGAGTATATGTATTGCACTTTTATTATGTTCTTAAACATGAGGTACCTAACTTAGATTGGATTCTATTTAAATTGttctcaaacttgaattaaactatttaagtttaaatataagaattgggatagtttttataaataaatcaaattcaaaataatttaaatatttgaattttaattaaattattttcaaatttcagcaTATTGATCATACAAtgcaatataattaattaatgatacaaatcaataaaagataaatCCTTCAGTATCTTATGAAAAATACGAGAAattagattttttgtttttttacataattcaaGTGCCACGGttattatatactatatatgtttctgaaaattattatttatgaaaaaaaattttaagttgggCTGGAAGATCGCCACGTGTCGCCTGTTAATGGAGTCTCATTTTTTAATCAGTACGCCTACTTCAAACTCCGTCACTCATGTGCCGCTACGTCGTTAAGAATCTCCTAGATAGCCGGGATCACTGTGGAAGCAAATGTAGGGTCCAGTCCAGTTAAAATATACGGCAAGAAAACGGCGTCAAAATTTTTACTGAAGATTCCAACTAAATCCAAGTGTGGAAAGtggaaaaaataagattaaagagGAGTCCATAGAACATCAGAATatccaaagaaagaaaaagattgatTTGACATATTTCGCCCATCAACATACCACACCGACCaaacttgtttaattttttcttcttctttattccTTGCTGCGTCAGCACTAGTTGATCCTTGTCTTCTTCATGGAACCTTTTGTCTAAAAGATTCCATTCAACTTGCATGCCTTACCAACGTCATGGTATTAACAACGACAAATGAAGTGACGTCATTACGATGAATATATTCGCTATATTCTAAACtattacaataaatatatttgttacacgagatttattttaattcattcaaaatcaaGTTATATCCAAAACcagtattatttaatattttttcatcacttgttataataaatatttttgtttcaaaattaatatcacattcatataaaaaaaaaaacccttataacAGATAGTTAAACGTTATTTATAAGTTTGAGGGTGTTACCCACCCTCGCTAACTAACCGGATAGTGAAACTTTCAGTATATATTAGTATAATCTCTTATATACGATGTAGTTTTCTTTTCAATCAAAGACATAGGGTATATTCCCATAAACAGTTTatcaaaattgaacaaaattttaatataccaaATTTTCAGTACacaattgaatacttaaataatatattattatgtaatataataattttgaattaatagtaaaataatagtcaatcatatgatgacatattatattatactcaattaaatatttataattagatttacATAATCTTATACTCAACAAAGGCGGCCTCATTAAAAAATAGTTgataaagaaagttaaaaattataacctTATCTGAGTCCACCCTGTGCTGCTCTGTAAAAGGAGaggataaattaaattaaattaaattattcaattaattaattaagtttataaaGGAAGTACGAATCACCATTTAATTCCTAAACTTCAAATGATAAGTCTCTatcagaaattattattttatttaatatctatGAATAAGTAATTTAAGAAATAACACATAAcgtaattaatttgaaaaataatcagATTTACTGTGTAAGAAAACAGGTTGGTGACGAAAACCATTACTGTTTtgaaagtaatttaatttagggaaattttaaaaaatggccaaaataccctcccattaagcaaaaatacccaaaatcactattttcaagccaaaatgcccaaaatcactgttccaaaaaaaaatgcctataactttttttaataccaaaactacccttctcttcatttatataactcccctcactcattatgggggttaaaaaattttagataaatatgaggggtttttagatattttacattgtaaaggcattttcatttttcaacttttagaattcgaatttcagttccgctttttcgaatttcaccattttacgatatatcgattcgtatttttcagatttctgaaggattttccgtttgttgccattctagagtttttcaactttgacaattcgaatttcagttccattttttcggatttcatcgttttacgagatatcgactcgtatttttcagatttctaaaggatttttcgattgttgtcattctagggtttttcaacttttagaattcgaattttagttcagtttttttgaatttcaccgtttgacgagatatcgactcgtatttttcagatttccgaaggatttttcgtttgttgccattctagggtttttcaacttttagaattcgaatttcagtttcattttttcagatttcaccgttttacgagatatcgactcgtatttttcagatttctaaaggatttttcgattgttgtcattttagggtttttcaacttttagaattcgaattttagttcagttttttcgaatttcaccgtttgacgagatatcgattcgtatttttcagattttcgaaggattttccgtttgttgctattctagggtttttcaacttttagaatttgaatttcagttccgttttttcagatttcaccgtttgacgagatatcgactcgtatttttcagattttcgaaggatttttcatttgttgccattctagggtttttcaacttttagaatttgaatttcagttccgttttttcggatttcaccgttttatgagatatcgactcgtatttttcagatttttgaaggatttttcgattgttgccattctagggtttttcaacttttagaattcgaattttaattcagttttttcgaatttcaccgtttgacgag includes:
- the LOC123225482 gene encoding putative cell division cycle ATPase, which encodes MEQKGLLLSALSIGVGVGLGLASGQSASRWGASGSSMAGFSGEEIFQELMRLVIDGKQSNITFDEFPYYLSERTQMLLTSAAFVHLKNSDISKHTRNLSPASRTILLSGPAELYQQTLAKALAQFFEAKLLLLDIPDFSLKMQHKYGVGRKENAFKRSISEKTLERMSSLLGSFSPLSSKEEAKTTLLRQGTGVEGSSNPSLHRNASAASDISSVSSLSASTNTASHKRSSSWCFDEKLFLQSLHRALVSMSETGSVILYLRDVDRLLLQSQRFYNLFEKMLKKLPGSMVILGSRMLEQGDDSRDVDERLSMLFPYNIEIKAPEEENHLVNWKAQLEEDMKTLKYQDNKNHIAEVLAANDLECDDLGSICHADTVVLSNYIEEIVVSAISYHLMNNKDPEYRNGKLVISSQSLSHGLNIFQEGKSSGKVTLKLEANADSSKETGGGEPVTAKTKSKSENPASESKTEIEILVPGAKKDSENAPSAKEVPPDNEFEKRIRREVIPANEIGVTFADIGALEEIKESLQELVMLPLRRPDLFKGGLLKPCKGILLFGPPGTGKTMLAKAIANEAGASFINVSMSTITSKWFGEDEKNVRALFTVAAKVSPTIIFVDEVDSMLGQRTRVGEHEAMRKIKNEFMTHWDGLLTKAGERILVLAATNRPFDLDEAIIRRFERRIMVGLPSVENREMILRTLLSKEKVEDLDFKELAVMTEGYTGSDLKNLCVTAAYRPVRELIQKERMKDMERKKREAAGKSSEDASDSKEGGKEENKEERVIELRTLNMEDLRQAKNQVAASFATEGAVMSELKQWNELYGEGGSRKKQQLTYFL